A region of the Haematobia irritans isolate KBUSLIRL chromosome 5, ASM5000362v1, whole genome shotgun sequence genome:
CTGCCAGTCACTGTGTTTTACTAATTAAGAATTGTAGTTTTAAAATCATTGACTTTGTGTTTCGGGGTTTCCCTACAGGGTGTTGATGTCAGTTTATCGAACAATATTGCCACCTTATTCGAAGTGTTATAATATGTGGCAGCActaaattaacaataaaaaaagtgaATTGACAAGGCGTACAGAATTACAGAGTTCAAGAAGTGAATTAACAATAGTTCGTTTGGAATTATTCGCTACAAGGCCATATTatctttatttataaattttttaaaacaaggaGCAAGTAGTTAGAGAACAAACAATATGGAAGATTGGGGTATGCATACATAGATATGATGACAAATGGCCAAAGGAATTTATGAACTATTCCCCTTCTCACAATAGCAAATATGTGACCATGTGCTCTTCCTGGCAATGGTCGAAatcattcaacattttttttattaaccttGTGTGTGACATATtcagaaatatttaattttcctttGAAAGAATTATGTTGTTTGATTGGTTATTATGCAAACATTGTCTTTTTGTTGATAATGGTCTAAGACGAACGCGACTTGTCACTaatattgttttcatatttGTGTGTTTCTAGAAAGTGCTGCAGACAAGCCTATAGTTATACctgacaaaataaataagtgGGCTGGCGAAGACGAAGAAGATGATATCAAGGTACGTGAGAAATTTTGAAGTTCTACCAAAGCCAATTTGCCAATTTTGGGTTCTGTTGATTAgtctttgtttaaaattttggttgatggCGTTGCATTCGACCATATTGACACGTGTATGCTTTTGCGACATAATGCTGTGTGAGGGTGCATACAAAAACAATTGttacttttttttagtgcaaaCTTGTAGTTAGTATAGAAAGTGGTATCCAACAAGTTTtgttataataatattaattttttaatatttctatgCTTATAGGACAGCTGGGAAGATGAGGAGGAGAAAAAGGATGAGGAAAAGGTTCAAGAAACACCAAAAGAGCCAGTGAAAGTAAAACCAAACAAAGCTTTGAAAGCTAAATTGGAAGAACAAGCGGTATGTATGATAATATGTTGTAACAATGAATTCACTGAAAAAGTATTCGGAAAAAAGACTCGAAAAACTGTTCAAAAATGAATGCAGTGTCCCCCTAAAGCCCATTTTCAAGGAAAGCAGTCATTCGATTACAAGACAATATgggtattttctaaaatttcgctatACCGAACTCCCAGTTCCATATCTGAGTATATTTTTATgcgattttcctaaaattttgggTCTAATGTTCTTTACATCCTCACAGCcacaaaacaattttaagaaataactcCATAATGCAAATTTGTATACACATTTGATTTCTTGCAAGTCCAGAAGACAAGTTTTAAAGAATTCCAAAACAATTTGCAAAAGAATTCGCAGTTCGACAAAAggaattgtcaaaaaaaaaaaataaataataataataaataaataaattctccacataaaagaagaaaaagtgaGCAAAACTTCGAGTCCATAAACACCAAATACTAGTGTTGAGTTGAAAATCTGAAATCGCTCCTTGCTTTTATACGCAATTCTTCAAAgtagagaaaataaaaatattggactgcaaagttttccaattttttctcttttttttttgcaaaaatttaacattttcggTAATGCATTCCTTGCAAATATATGGATTTTTATCATTATGTTTTCAAATTGGGATTCATAACTATATTTTTGATTATATTACTTTCTAGCGACTGGCAGAAGAGGAAGAAGCCAAACGGATAGCCAATATGACtccagaagaaaaaattgctgaaAAATTACGTTTACAAAAAATTCAAGAAGAATCCGATTTAAGAAGTGCTTTAGAAACATTTGGTGTTCAAGATGTTGGAACTGGTTTAGATTCTTTCAATCCTCAGACTCAAGctgaatttaaagaatttggAGCGGCGCTTAGTTGgaaattgtcacaatttaaaGAGTCGCCACATTACCCGCATTTCATTGAAGATTTAGTACGAAGTATATGTGCTACTTGTAAGTACCAACTTAGCAATACAAACAGAAAAATGCAAATACTTTATAatcacaaattttgttaaccTTTTCAGTACCTCTTGCTGaagtgaaaaaagtgaaaatggcTGTAGAAGCTTTGCATAGTGAAAaagtaaaaatggaaaaacaaaGTGCTAAGAAGTCAAGTGGCAAAGGCAAGGGTATCACTATTAAAGCTGAAAACGATGTAAGTAAacgtttttgtacttttttatatatactaaAATCAATGAGAAATGGGTGCGAAACGAgctttttgttgcaaatttcgcAATTTCAATGCATACCTATGACAATTTAATCTGAGTATTCTcatgcaaaaaacaaaataaaactttgagtgaTTGAAAATTGGCCATCCACAGTATATtcccaaagaaaagaaaaaaaaagatgaaTTGCGTGAGACATTAAGAAAATCAAAGCAACCAACCCACATATGCATAAATGGCACtttaaaaaattactaaaaacgCATACCAAAAAAacggttccaaaaaaaaaaaaaaaaacataccaaaAAAACGGTTCcacaaaaacaaaccaaaaacgCATATAAAAAAACGgttcaaaaaaaaactcataccAAACAAACGTGTGACATTTTTAATTATCTGATGAGCAATATGTAAAACATAGTATTTTctgtattttataaatttacctTTTCTTTTTCTTGCAGGATATTGAAGTTTACAACAAATATGGCGATGATTACAATGACTACGATGATTTCATGTAAATTCTAATCAATCTCCAATCATTTCTTCAGTTCTGATACCCcccttaatttttaaaataatcgcAAGATGGTTGAGTCCTACAAATAATCCTCATCAGCGAATATAATTTGTTATGGTGTTCATGAGTTTCtccaagaaaattttagcacacAGGAATTTTTAACTTGACGTTAAAAGCCATTATTAACACACGACGATAAATGGTcttcttttgttaaatttacatacattttatttttgaagatctaatatacatatttaccgtataattatttttaaaatgaacaaggaagaaaaaaacaaaaacaaagaaaaaataaatgaaatagtcACAGAAggggttaaaaacaaaacgacGATTTGTAAATCGAATCATCATGTACATAAGCAGTTATGCAATCATATGCATACACTAAAAaacatcatttatttttttcatgttgATTATTTATGTAACAGTCAAATTGAAGGAttattatatatacatacatatatttaatttttgcttttatgtgaattattttattttttcttgtataaataatatatatttaatagtaAAACATAATTTACAAAGGAGCAAAAAATGTCATTGATTTTGTATTGGTTTATGTATTCTAGTGTAATGTAAGTATGTGCTAAACGTTTGGTTTCCACAGCGAAACttggaaaataaaaagtgaatatAAAAATCTAGTttgaaaaaatcaacatttgtCTTTTGAAATTGTGGGAAACCCCATATATCGATTAAAATTTCATGGTTATTGAAACTAGATTAGTAAATATATTCGGATATGTTTTTGATTTTCCATCAAATAGAGTTCACCTTCCGCTTTgattcccccccccccccccccccataaaaaaaatttggttgtgTGTTAAGAaaagccaaaaatttaaaaatacttcatgttttaaaataaatgaataatcaTACACTGACTGCTTTACTTTCGAATtgatcgaattcgagtgactgctttACACCCATATTcggatatccacttcaatttcacttccactattcacgtcaaaaccacgaacgtgaaaatttggtgtccTCAATTCCAAgttcttttttgaacttttctgtaaccagctggttgcacaaatcacccaaaaaatcactaaggcgaaaatcaaaataaatggaatcaatagacttattttaatttactatttgtttctttaataaaaattacatatttttaataaaattcgtgaattaaatataaaacattttaaatttttacgcgagtattttttttaaacggAAATACAtccatcttggacataattcaactttcaccaagacttttgcaagtgaattgatttcacgaaactTCCGGTGGAAGTGAATTGTAGGACACCAAAATCGTAGAATTGATTCACACTCACCTGGACGTGAATTTGCGAACATGGGCATTAGTTTCGAATTGGTCTTCGTACGATTTACACGAACAGGGCCTTCAACCTTTCGATTTTCTGCCACATTAAGGCTGTTAGGTTTAAACGTATATTATAGGGTGCATACGTTGTGTCACTGAACGAATGTTTAGCCAATTATAAAGTTCGAAATTTGAGCTATGTGAGGCAATTCAAAATATGATCGTATTTTGTTTTGCTGAAATAAGACTGcattatttttggaaatttattaAAGTACCAGTCGG
Encoded here:
- the eIF3j gene encoding eukaryotic translation initiation factor 3 subunit j; the encoded protein is MEDWESAADKPIVIPDKINKWAGEDEEDDIKDSWEDEEEKKDEEKVQETPKEPVKVKPNKALKAKLEEQARLAEEEEAKRIANMTPEEKIAEKLRLQKIQEESDLRSALETFGVQDVGTGLDSFNPQTQAEFKEFGAALSWKLSQFKESPHYPHFIEDLVRSICATLPLAEVKKVKMAVEALHSEKVKMEKQSAKKSSGKGKGITIKAENDDIEVYNKYGDDYNDYDDFM